The following nucleotide sequence is from Treponema pectinovorum.
TTCAGCAGGAAGACTTTTTATTCCAGGAATAAAATGAATTTCTTTTTTGAAAAACTTTTTTTCATAAAACACAAACACATTTTGGGCAAGTTTATGCAAGTCTACGGGAACTGTAATGTGAGGAACTTCTACGATTCCGTTAGGAGAAGTTATCATCCCGCTCATCCAAATTTCACCCACATCTTTCCAGTCAATTTTAGATTCGACGCAACAGTTTTCCAAAAGATGATGTAGCTCGCGAGAAAGTAAATCTCTATCGCCAGAAAGAGCCGCATCCTTAGAACCTACGGCTTTTTCAGACTTAAAAACGAGTTCTCCCTTATCATTAAATACATACATCCTAGTATTTGTAGTCCCAGAATCAAAATAAACATTATACATAAAGGCGACATCTCCTATCTAGGCAAGATTTTAGCAAAAGTCGACATAATATTCTATAAATACAGCTGCTAGACAAGCCTATCCCAAAGTTTTATTGACAGACGCAATTTTCCTCATCAATAATACTAAGTACGCAGAGGTAAAATAAATGGACGCACTTTCTTTTATAAAACAAAAAAAAATCGTTTCAATCGCACGAAAAATTTCACCAGATAGAATTGTTGAAGCAGCAACGGCTATAAATTTAGGTGGAATTTTTTGTCTGGAAATTACATTTAATCAATCGTCAAACAGTTGCATCGCCGACACAGCAAAGTCTATAAGCGCAGTAAAAAAATCCTTAGGCGATAAAATGTGCGTAGGAGCTGGCACGGTAATTTCCGTAGAACAGGCAAGGGCTGCATTCGAAGCTGGATCAGACTTTATACTTGCCCCAGATACAAATCCCGCCGTAATTTCAGAAGCAAAAAAACTAGGTCTAATCTGCGTTCCTGGTGCAATGACCCCTACAGAAATTCAAAATGCATGGAATCTAGGAGCCGACATAGTAAAAGTTTTCCCAGCAGGATATTTGGGACTTGACTATATCAAAGCAGTCAGAGCTCCAATAAGCAACGTTCCTCTAATGGCAGTTGGCGGTGTAGATGAAAAAAATATAAAAGATTTCTTAAACTCAGGCTACTGTAGTTGTGGAATAGGCTCGAATATAATGAAAGAAAGCCTTATCAACGAAGGAAAATTCGAAGAGCTTTGTCTGCTGG
It contains:
- a CDS encoding bifunctional 4-hydroxy-2-oxoglutarate aldolase/2-dehydro-3-deoxy-phosphogluconate aldolase, whose amino-acid sequence is MDALSFIKQKKIVSIARKISPDRIVEAATAINLGGIFCLEITFNQSSNSCIADTAKSISAVKKSLGDKMCVGAGTVISVEQARAAFEAGSDFILAPDTNPAVISEAKKLGLICVPGAMTPTEIQNAWNLGADIVKVFPAGYLGLDYIKAVRAPISNVPLMAVGGVDEKNIKDFLNSGYCSCGIGSNIMKESLINEGKFEELCLLAKKIVSAAC